From Rutidosis leptorrhynchoides isolate AG116_Rl617_1_P2 chromosome 3, CSIRO_AGI_Rlap_v1, whole genome shotgun sequence, a single genomic window includes:
- the LOC139895751 gene encoding abscisic acid receptor PYL4-like, translating into MPSPIQIQRIHTPTTITTSTNVNHHKQPSTTTISKPPSSISLPQDLIHHHTHAVGPHQSSSAVVQTIAAPVATVWSVVRRFDNPQAYKHFLKSCNVILGDGDVGTLREVHVVSGLPAGSSTERLEILDDDRHVMSFSVVGGDHRLNNYRSVTTLHPSPNCDRSTVVVESYVVDVPPENTKEETCVFVDTIVRCNLISLKQIAENLENNNNNN; encoded by the coding sequence ATGCCTTCTCCCATTCAAATTCAAAGAATTCATACTCCGACCACCATCACCACCTCCACCAACGTCAACCACCACAAACAACCATCAACAACCACCATATCAAAACCCCCATCATCCATATCACTCCCACAAGACCTAATCCATCACCACACCCACGCCGTCGGTCCTCACCAGTCTTCCTCCGCCGTCGTCCAAACCATCGCCGCTCCTGTCGCCACCGTCTGGTCAGTCGTCCGTCGTTTCGACAACCCACAAGCGTACAAACACTTTCTCAAAAGCTGTAACGTAATTCTCGGAGATGGTGACGTGGGTACCTTAAGAGAAGTCCACGTGGTGTCAGGATTACCAGCTGGATCCAGTACCGAAAGACTTGAGATCTTAGATGATGATCGCCACGTCATGAGCTTTAGCGTTGTTGGTGGGGACCATCGACTTAATAACTACAGATCTGTGACGACGTTACACCCTTCACCGAACTGTGATCGGAGCACGGTGGTTGTGGAATCGTACGTGGTGGATGTACCGCCGGAAAACACTAAAGAAGAAACGTGTGTGTTTGTTGATACTATTGTGAGATGTAACTTGATTTCATTGAAGCAAATTGCTGAGAACttggaaaataataataataataattaa